The Gouania willdenowi chromosome 14, fGouWil2.1, whole genome shotgun sequence nucleotide sequence CCTTCTGCATCATCTGCAAAACAAAGTCCATTTAAAACTTGAATTATAACACCCATGCATGCTCAGCTACAGTAACTACTTTTGTTTTCCGTAGTGTCTACCTGTTTCTTCCATTCAGGCTGGACCCTGTTGCAGTACTTATTGACCATGTTCTGCATGTTCAGCCTTTGTAGTTGGTCCGAGGCCTGTAGGGATAATGGGATTGCCAAGGCACAATGTTCATATGAAGAAGAACCACTCATGCAATTaatatttcatcaaaaaaatcTATCATATTCAGCTGAGGTGATACCTCAGCAAGTAAAGCTGGAGGTGTTGGCCAGCTTTTGTCCAGAACGTTCTTGGGCAGGTTTTGACGCACGTTCTTCAGAAAGGAGTACCGTATATGATGGAGGTAATAGTCATTCTCTGGCCCGTATTCTTCATGGCGGTAAATGAAGCCCTTTATGAGCCTAAAACAAAGAGCGAAACAAGGTTTAAGTGAACTGCTCACACATACAGTAATGCTATGGCAGCAAATAggtcaaaaacaaaagaaagtgtAAGTAAAGCACCTGCGTATTAAATCAGCGGCCTGCCGACGCCTTTTAGCTCGCCTGCGCCCTTTCATTCCTCGCCACGCTGACTGGATCACTATCACTGGAAATATACAGACATATGTTTAGACCTGTACTGTgatcagggttcctacagcttcagtcaaattaaattcacgactttttaatgccatttcaaattcaatttaagaccaacttcacagtaaaaacAACTGGGGGAAAAACGCCACATAAATTACATAGAGTTAGGGTCAATTTATTCCAGTGTCttgtgcagacgtgcaactggcagcccccaaagcaaacacaaaaatacatataatgaaatctatgaaacaacaaaattacaaaaactaaaaaccattaagaaaaatctttgttggacacgcgattttctttaaatttacaATTCTCCTTGTTGTTGAAAGTTGCTACAAGCACAGAGTCACGCTGCCACCATGTCACTGTTTTGAGGTTGTCGTGAGTGCGCAATCATGTTAccgtaaattatatatatatatatgcatatatatcaaaaacaatgttattttaaaacgtTAGACTATaaatacaatcataaaatcatacttattatgtattaaaatttaagacttttgaaacagtgATTTAAGACAtcttaatgacaattaaggccttattcttagattcatgaattgaatgccttttaagactttttaaggatccgcagGAACCCTGAGTTTACATGTACCATTATGAAGAAAGtttaaaatggaccaaaaataataaaaatgtaacccCCTCAAAAAATCAACTTAGGTGAAAATTATGTTGgacaaatgcaaaaatgtaTCGTTTTTAGGTTCAGTTAGagtgtgaagtttgcatgttctcactatTCTAtggtttttcttttgattttcttCCTTCCTGGGTTCATTGGGGTTTATACATTTTACATAGAAATGACATTAGTCCATCTTGTAACATCAGCACCTGAGTCAGTTTGGGATAATATGCAAGttgagatggatgaatggatgggtgGTAGGATGCACTGCTGTATGAGTGAGtcaccagcaggtggtgctCTGACCTGCGTGTCTGATGCGCTGGTACTTCGATCTTTCTGTGTAACCTCTCCATGATTTTTGCAGGATCAATGCTGGAATCAAAAAAGATCAAACCAATAGAGTATGGATCaacattttttcaataaataaaaatcagagACCTAATCAAAGTTTAGGATTCTTAACAATCTACATGTGTGTTGTCAAGGATGGCAGCATGTTGTGTATAAACTGCATATTGTGAGAGATGGGAGGATGTGTTTGTTCCCTGTCACTCACCAATCTCAGGCTTTTTCGCTTCCAGAGCGTCTTCAGTGGTGAAAAGCGTCTTTGGGAAACGAATGAAGATTTTTGATCTGCATAATATATAAGGAGACCAAAAAAGTAACTTAGAGCTCTTAACAAACAACAATCATTGTTCAACATTTAATACAAACTTAAGACAAACAGGTTACCTTCCCAGTTTGTACTCCTCTGGTGTGTAACCCAAGTGCTCGACCAGCGTTGAAACGCCATCACTGAGACATCCATTCCAATTTGGCCACGTCTCTGGACATAGAGGCTTATACCTGAAGGCATTAGACATAGAGCATCAACAGAACAGAGGAATGGCTATGGAGTGTACAGAGTGTACAGGACTATAAATCCTTCACCTCTGAAGGAAAGCTTCAAAGCGTCGACGATAGGCAAAGCCAGCTCTCCTGACCCTCAGATTTTCCATCAGGCCCAGGTACTTCACTTGGTGTCTGACAAGAACCTCATCAAACTTTCCTATTGGAAAATATTAAAAGCATTGAGTGTAATCCTCTGAGCAATAAAGACCATTTAGATCCAGCAAGACATTTCTTTGAGCTCTTTATAGGCTccccttaaaggtgcagtctgcaactgttaaaaaaaatagtttttgtcatatttgctaaagctgtcactatgtaaggacagctttacatcaaactagtgtttgtgtgaaaaaaacaggctcattgagcccccctgctgctcctgcagcctttggcagattgccagaatgcaccgcgactgagccaaaagaaccaatcagagccaggtttgtgtttgatgggctgtctgacagctgttgctcacaggccccgcccctttcccggggctgtagcgccgtcttttttttacagtgtatggtctggaggagtagaagatggaattagcaacttttctgcttgaaaggtaaatactgctgcttgatttacattatatttttttttgtaattattacacgagaactctgtggtgcatgtgttgttcatgtgcgcgcagcagcctccgtgtgggctgctgtaagtgacactgtgttgctgctgttgttgctgaggtgtgtgcacgttgagagagagaagcgctgcagtaatatgcttttaacagtgcatgttatatcaCTGTAATGTTactgtctggctaacgttagcttgttagctccgctgagggagggactttggaaagtttggaggcaaggcaagagagcagcagggaggaagggggagagagggatctgaaagtcgcggactgcacctttaagtcacTGAAGGTTTACCTGGCTGCTTGGAGTCATTGGGTTTGATGCAGCGCACATATGACGGCTCCTTCGACATGAGGATCTCCATCAGTTTCATCAGACTGTTTTTAAACTGGGTGGAAGCCTGGATGACAAATACATGATCATGAGACCTTTTCGGGCTCAATGATTTACCATTTGAATGGTTTAaaccaatgtttctcaaatgagggtacgtgtacccctaggggtatgcgatggcactacagggggtgcttgagggagagggagagtgcaaaattaacaaataaagcatCAGTCCGGGTGTGAGATGACTATAAATGATAATAGCTATAGACATAAATcttttcaggagccactaaatcagtgtttttcaaccttggggtcgggaccccatatggagacgcctggagtttaaatgggattgcctgaaatttatgaaaaatgtaaatagatgcttgaatgatttttgattattattcactttttaaaactaaaacaacacaCGATTCTGAACAACTGTATTTACTCTGTGAAAAATCTAGTGAAactaaaatgcaataataaataaataaatatctaagctcaaacatgatcaaaaagtctttggaaaatggggtcacaattaaaaaaagttagCAACCACTGCacaaaatattgtttcattccatttatttacaaaatgaggttctttaaaatgtgtttcatcacTCGTTCAcaccatcattatgctctatagttggttttaaatagttttggttgcagacaaagggggtaattggattcagaaataagaaaaatggggtacttgggccaaaaaaagtttgtaaaccactggtttaaaacCACATATTACTATAAAGCCAAACATTCTTGACAGAATAAAGAGGTAACAGTCATTGAAAACTAAGTCTGTATTTAAGTAAAAACAATCCTTGGCTGAGCAACTTCACTTATAAAATTATTGGAACttgcatttttctatttttgcaaaagaaaataaatcaataaaaaaagcaaacataTAACTACATGTAGACATGTATGCAATGCAACTGTATGTGAAAACTAGGGAAGGAAAAGTGATATTCTCACCGTCTCTGAACGTTTCTGGTCATTCACTTCCTTTCTGCGGAAGCAGTGACTCAGAATCTGGTTGTCTGACTGGCACATGACctaaacagacaaaaacacagcTGCATGTCAACAGCAGCAAAAGCCACGACAAGTCTGCTTCAGAGCTCATTCTCACCTCTTTGAGGCTCCTGCTGAGCAAATCATTGTTCTTGTCGAGAAAACCTAAAAAGAGAAGGTATTGGGTGAATTTGTGAGTAATGCGCTGCAGTTATATTATATGCCAAATTTATGCCAAAGtccttcattttgttttaatatcgTCTCACCGTTCACATTGTAGCTGACCTCTCCAGCATAATGCAACAACCTGAACTCCTCCCTACTCATGACTCGACGAGTTTTTCCATTTGCCAACTTGTGTCTGAGagccacacaaacacagatgTGACAAACCGTCAAATAGAAACATTAGCTTTCAAACAAGAGGATACTCACGTGACAAAGTGCGGATGACCACCAATGCTGTCCTCCATTTTCTCAAGAAAGGAGGCATCACATGTCTCCCCAGGTCGCAGACACTCCTCATTCTAAGGCAAAGTCATCAagttaaagaagaaaaagcagAATATTGAAGGTCAAGCATAGAGGGCTGCATGTATTACACACACCATAATGGAGATGATGCCTTTGTGCTTCTCCTCAATGAGTTCACAGATGATCTTGTTGTCAAAGTATTGCACTGTCTCCCACTACGTTCAAAATTCGAAAATGTGGTTTTAATAAAGTGAACATAATCACCAAAATATATATTAGCTTTcacaatagtaataataaaaaaggacgCACTGCAATCCCCTCTGTCTCATACTCTTCCTGCTCATATTGAAGGGTGAGCTCAATGAACAGCTGCTGGAGCTTCTCGTTGCAGTAGTTGATGCAAAACTGCTCAAAACTGAAGATATATTCACATAAAATGCATTATATAGTCACAACTGGAAGGTTATCGGCTGTCCTACCTGTTGTGCTGCAAAACCTCAAAGCCATAAATATCCAGAACCCCAATGACAGAGAAATCTTTTCTGCTGTGATGGATTTCATCCTGCATGACATAAAGAACATTATTCAGATCCCCAAAGGCGTGGGCCAATCACAGCTGCTGTCTTTGAATTTTTGCATCACCTTCTGAGCCAGAGACTGGTTGATCTTCTCCACCAACCAGTTAAAGGTGCGACGATAAACGGACTTAGCGAGCGCGTCGCGGGCAGACAAAGTTTGCTCGAAATTTAGCGGGCTGATCATCTATcgtgcacaaaaaaataataatgatacaatagCTATTGAACGCAATACACCCACCAGCTGCAGAGACAGGGACAACATCTTCACCTCCTCTCCTTTGGCTGTGAGCTTCTTGTGAGTGACGGCCTCAGTGAGAGCTGAACTATTAACACCAAACAGCTGCAAAACAAAACGTCCTTTCAGAGAGATGcagttttctttcttctttttttttgggttgtggTTTTTTTCATGCTATTAATTCAGGGAACTGCTCTGCTGACCTTTTCGAGAGTTAATATTTGGTCCTCATTGGTGACATATGTTTCTCCTTCCTCTCCTTCACCAAACTGAGTGTTTCCAAGATGGAGAATCCCACCAATGATGTTCATCAAATTCTGAAATCAAACACCAGGACCAAACTTTTAGATACAAGTCATTAGAAAATGTTCTTTGTACACTTACACCTGTTCAGAACGGCATAAACCCATCGACAGTATGTCACTGACCTGCACTTCTTCTTCGACAAAGCCAATCACAAGCAGAGCATTCATCACTGTTTTCCAACTATTCTTGTCATTAATGGAGCTGATTCTGGGGCAGTTTCCCTAAaacagacaataaaaaaaatacaatgaactGATCtctatttcaaattaaataacCAATATAAAATTTTTGAAATGCACACCTTGACCAGATAGTTGTAATTCTGTGGATTTCTCTCCAGCTCCAGTGATTTGAGCAGATCATCGTCCCCGCCCTCCAGGAGCTGATAGAAGATGTGAAAGTTCCTCTCGCCATGGTTCTGGTGGACGACGCGGGATTTCTCCAGTAAATAGTTCAAAATGTGACCACCCACTGGTACacccttcaaaaaaaaacattagaaagaGATGGATGAAGGAGATAATATCCATCATGGGTATATGTCAATATCACATTCAATTTATAATATTGctattaaaataatatatcaCACTAACACTCCTCAAATAAGAAGAAATTGTGGCTACAtccaaaactgcaaaaaaacagcaaccaaaaaactgtttaaactaATTTGCTTAGGGCCGGAACTTCGGGGAATCTGATTGGATAACTAGCTCGGGTGCCACCCCAGGTGATTGACAGGTTTACTGCTTGTTAGGTTCAAGGATGAGGGAGACAATATTACAGAGCAAACATCTTCAGAGAAAaggtgttttgtgtgtcttgagAGGATGTAAATACTGTCACCAAATTGACTAAATACTTCACCaaagtgactcagcagaaaATAACTAATATTTGACTGCATATGTTTGAaaaggacactttttttttctgatgaacaCATATAACGAATCTATAACAGCTATCAATTTACCTTAAAATCAAACTGGACATCCATGTATTTTCCGAAGCGGCTGGAGTTGTCATTCCTCAGCGTTTTAGCATTGCCGAATGCCTGCGAAAGAAaatgacatactgtataaaggaaaacatttaataaatgtttgtgaaAGAGCAATACTTTCATTACTTTTACTCAGCGACTGCCCAGTAGGAAAAGTCATTAATAAATACCTCCAGGACAGGGTTTGACTGAAGCAGGCGTTCCCCCAGGGCAGCCATATGATCCCCCGTGGGGCAGGTGACAGTGTAGTAGAGCAGGATCTTCTTGGAGGCCTCCGTTTTACCTGCTCCACTCTCTCCGGAAATGAGGATACACTGGTCCTTCCTCTCAGTGCGCATGGCCCGGTATGTGTTATCTGACAAAGCATAGCTGAGAGGAACACAAAAACTGCTTCAACTACAGTCCAACAAACATGTCAAACGTGGTGGATGCTTgatatgatgaaaattatattttgaagAGTAGAATTGGTAATGTTGATTGTATGTTATTGTACTGTatctaaaatcactgatataaaTTCTCCGATAAAATGTTCTGCTCCAACACTTccatccataggtgactgtggttcacaatCCAACAatgtaacctactgttgctgactattgatctctgtttgagtgacatcacttgatcaagccttttctaacattccacactacaaaataagtgacAAAAGTTTGTATGATTCACGCTGATATTGTATCTGCTCAATATCTGTATCGGcagatatgcaaggctgcaatatcggtatcatatcggaagtgaaaaagttgtatcaggacatccctagtagTGAGTGTTTCTCTGTCTAATGTGTTGCTGTAGACAGACAGCTTGTGATCAGAGTAGCCTACTTTGCAAACACGATCCGAGTAAGCATTTATagatcatcaatggatcaataTCTTTCTTTAACAATAgttaatgttttactttttaagcTTTTTGTGCATTCAGTCAAtggaaataaatacactttataGTGGTGTCTCACAATATCAAAAGTCTTTTCTAAACAATAATGGCCTCGTTAAATGATATCACTTTGGAaaagacaataaatacatttacacaatCACACTTTGTGTATGGTCATTTTTCACCTTGAGaaatgtcctgttttttttaattttctttaagaGAAATAAGAATAATAGAGTTTACAGGCAACATTATGTTGCTTGTAAAGGGATAAGGGACACAGAGAGACACAgattgtatttaatgtatactTTCCTTTCCTCCCTGACTTATCTGCCTGTT carries:
- the myo1ca gene encoding unconventional myosin-Ic — protein: MRYQGREMNVDGRVRLVMESALTARDRVGVQDFVLLENYNSEVAFIDNLRRRFRENLIYTYIGSVLVSVNPYKDLEIYSKAQMERYRGVSFYEISPHIYALSDNTYRAMRTERKDQCILISGESGAGKTEASKKILLYYTVTCPTGDHMAALGERLLQSNPVLEAFGNAKTLRNDNSSRFGKYMDVQFDFKGVPVGGHILNYLLEKSRVVHQNHGERNFHIFYQLLEGGDDDLLKSLELERNPQNYNYLVKGNCPRISSINDKNSWKTVMNALLVIGFVEEEVQNLMNIIGGILHLGNTQFGEGEEGETYVTNEDQILTLEKLFGVNSSALTEAVTHKKLTAKGEEMISPLNFEQTLSARDALAKSVYRRTFNWLVEKINQSLAQKDEIHHSRKDFSVIGVLDIYGFEVLQHNSFEQFCINYCNEKLQQLFIELTLQYEQEEYETEGIAWETVQYFDNKIICELIEEKHKGIISIMNEECLRPGETCDASFLEKMEDSIGGHPHFVTHKLANGKTRRVMSREEFRLLHYAGEVSYNVNGFLDKNNDLLSRSLKEVMCQSDNQILSHCFRRKEVNDQKRSETASTQFKNSLMKLMEILMSKEPSYVRCIKPNDSKQPGKFDEVLVRHQVKYLGLMENLRVRRAGFAYRRRFEAFLQRYKPLCPETWPNWNGCLSDGVSTLVEHLGYTPEEYKLGRSKIFIRFPKTLFTTEDALEAKKPEIALILQKSWRGYTERSKYQRIRHAVIVIQSAWRGMKGRRRAKRRRQAADLIRRLIKGFIYRHEEYGPENDYYLHHIRYSFLKNVRQNLPKNVLDKSWPTPPALLAEASDQLQRLNMQNMVNKYCNRVQPEWKKQMMQKVVASEIFKDQKDSYPLTVGRLFLDTRLEREQISLKVIQSLGSDKVQYGVPVVKYDRRGFKPHTRQLLLTNTFAVIVDRNKIKQRIDYAALRGISVSSLSDGMFVLHMPTSDNKQKGDAVLHSFHVIEVVTKISMMACKINYVNVCPGSIRFSVARGKEGIIDFVRGSELKVAKGKRGHLLVTAPRINTT